Part of the Candidatus Thermoplasmatota archaeon genome, CGCCCGCGCAGCCGATGTCGATGCCCTGGCCGCGGCAGTACTTGTCGAAGAACCCCTCGCGCAGGCGACGCTCGCGGGCCTTGCTCGTCTCGCGCGGAAGGACGGGGCGGCCGAAGCGGTCGAACCACGCGCGCCGGGCGCCGTAGTAGCCGCGCTGGACCTGCCGCCAGAGGGCAGGCGGCGCGATGCGCTTCACGCGGAGGACCAGGCGGTGCGAGAGCTCGCCCATGGGCAACAGGCGCGAGGCCGCGGCATTCCTTGAACCTTTTGCGTTGGCGCGTCAGGCGTGCACGACGCCGGGGTGCTCGGGGTTCTCGCGCTCGGCCTGGATCGTGGCGTGCTCGATGCCAAAGTCGTCGTGCAGGAGCTTGATGACGCGCATCGTCACCTCGTCCCGCCGCCCGGTCGACGCCGAATCGACGACGACGTGCATGGTGGCCACGTGCCGCCCCGGCGTGAGGCTCCAAAGGTGGAGGTCGTGCACGGAGGCGACGCCTTCGAGCGCGACGACGGCGCGGCGGATCCGCTCGGGGTCGAGGCCCGGGGGCGCGGCCTGCAGCAGGATGGGCCCCGCTTCGCGCAGGAGCCGGATGCCGCCGTAGACGATGAGGGCCCCGATGGCGATGCCGGCCAAGGGGTCGAGCACGTACAGTCCGGTGAGCGCGATGCCAAGGCCGGCGGCCACGACGGCCGCGCTGCTTGCCACGTCGGAGAGGACGTGGAAGTAGGCGGCCTTCACGTTGAGGCTCGCGTGCCTGGACTCGCGCAGGATGTAGGCGCCCGCGAGACCGCTTACGATCGCGGCCATGCCCACGAGCGAGACCGTCTCGCCGTGCACGGCCGGCGGACTTGCCAGGCGCGGGATCGCCTGCGAGAAGACGAAACCGCCCACGCCAAGGAGCAGGATGCCGTTTGCAAGGCCCGCCAGGATCTCGATGCGATGGTGCCCGTAGCTGCGGCGCTCCGTGGGGGGCCGCTGCGCCAGACGCGCGGAGCCGTAGGCGATCGTGAGGGCCGAGATGTCGATGAGAAGGTGCCCGGCGTCGGAGAGGATCGCAAGGCTTCCGGTGCGCACGTACGCCGCCACCTCCAACGCAAGCACGAGCAGGGCAAGCGCCAGCGCGATGCGCAGCTTGTGCGCGTGCACGGCCGGATCGGCGGTGCGGTCGCCGCGGGCGTGCGCGTGCTCCATGGCCCATCAGAACCGAAGGTCGAGGCCCGGCAGCCAGACGCCCGAGCCCGGCACGACCCGGCCCACCACTTTGGCGTTCGCGTGCGGCGCAAGCGCGGAGAGCGCCGCAGGCACGTCGGCGTCGGCGACGGCCACGACGAAACCCAGGCCCATGTTGAACGTGCGCCACATCTCCTTCGGCTCGACCTTCCCGTACTCGGCCAGCGCGCGGAAGACCTCGGGGGTGGGGAACGGCTCGTCGAGCACGTACTCGAGCCGCCGGTTCATGCGCGAAAGGTTCGTCAGGCCGCCGCCGGTGACGTTTGCCGCGCCGCGCACGGCGACCTTCGCGCGAAGCGCCAGCAGGGCCTTCACGTAGATGAGCGTGGGCTCGAGCAGGATCTCTCCCCACGTCCTCCCGCCCGGCCCGGGGTCGTCGTAACGGACGCCGGCGTCCCGAAGGATGCGGCGGGCAAGCGTGTAGCCGTTGGAATGGAGCCCGGAGGAGGCGAATCCGATGAGG contains:
- a CDS encoding cation diffusion facilitator family transporter produces the protein MEHAHARGDRTADPAVHAHKLRIALALALLVLALEVAAYVRTGSLAILSDAGHLLIDISALTIAYGSARLAQRPPTERRSYGHHRIEILAGLANGILLLGVGGFVFSQAIPRLASPPAVHGETVSLVGMAAIVSGLAGAYILRESRHASLNVKAAYFHVLSDVASSAAVVAAGLGIALTGLYVLDPLAGIAIGALIVYGGIRLLREAGPILLQAAPPGLDPERIRRAVVALEGVASVHDLHLWSLTPGRHVATMHVVVDSASTGRRDEVTMRVIKLLHDDFGIEHATIQAERENPEHPGVVHA